The Alnus glutinosa chromosome 10, dhAlnGlut1.1, whole genome shotgun sequence DNA window tttaaattatattatttgaattaattagataaactagtttttatttatgaacatttaaaaatcaaaattaacgacCCTGTATTTGTAAGAGATTAATAATTTGTTGCCACTAAATGAGTATACAATACAATCCAAAATTGAGTCCTATGAACATACACTATAACATACATGCACACAATTccctctaaataaaaaattagagaggGCAGTAAATATGAGCAAAACACCTACATACAATGTggttttttatgatgattactATCGATACTTACCTAATCGATAGTAAGATTCCTTTGTTCATTCCAATGAACAtgaaaatggttatttttttatgagCTCGATGAAAACTTTTTATGTTTTCGAAATGCTCTCTCTGTGCCTGTACATCATTCTCGAGCCCTGTGTTTGTTCCTAAAAGAAACTCCTCGTTTgcttcattcttcttcttcttcaatttcaatGCATTAACTAGCACGATAAGGAAGCGCATGGAAATGAAGAGGATATCTGAACCAACTTCAATAATCTCTGGTCctctcattcttctttttcttccgcCGTGGCCCGGTACACCCACAACACATGCAGAGGGCAGCTATGAAACAATCTAGTCTTCAACAGCAACGAAAAAGAATGGAAGAAATAAGCCGAGTTGTACAGGGCAATGCGGTACCGCCTTACTTAAACGGTTagctttatttgatttttttcaaataaaaagaatgttatctttatttgatttttttcaaaaaaaatgatcaattaTCGTTTTAGGTACGTCGGTCGGTGCGGCAGGGCTTACAAATAAACCTCCGGTTTGCCCTAGATTTTCATTTTACGTACTGAGAGAAATCCTTGTTAAGAAAGATTGATGGTGGTTATGCATGCGATGCTGCCGTTAGGGTTTCGGTTCATGCCCACCGATGAAGAGCTCATAAGCCACTACTTGGTGAAGAAGGTCAAGGGCGAAGAACTTTCCTGGGATGGCATCCCCGATTGTGATCTATACGGTGAAAAGCCACCCTGGGAAATCTGCGGCGATCAGGAGAAGGTTTACTTTTTCACCACGTTGAAGAAACTAAGCAAAAATCGTGTTTCACGAACAGCCGGTTGTGGGGTTTGGCATGAAAATTGTACTGTCAAGATTTATGATAATCGGGGTGATATTATCGGGGCCAGGAAACTATTCAATTTCAATGTAAAAGAGGGCTCGACAACGAAGAACTCAAACTGGATCATGCACGAGTTCTCCCTCGTTGGTGAGCAGCAACAGGGTACCAACTTGGTCCTCTGTAGCCTTCAGAAGAAAGGATCAGAATCATCAAGTGGGGTCAAAAGACGCTTCGAGGAGGAATCTCATCAGAGAAAGAGGGTTTGCTGCAATATTGTTGAATGTCCATCGCCTCAGGCAATATGGATCCCAGCGGAGTCTAATATGGAAACCATCATGGGCTGTCTACCGTCCAGTGATCCCtctgattttaattttgatttggaaACCATCATGAGCATACAGCCGCCAGAGGATGGAGATCTGCCGCCAGAGGGTGGAGATCTGCCGATTCTTCCTCCATTGGAAGATTTTTGGGATGCTGACTGGGATGCGTTATTTGCCTAGAGAGATCAATACAGTGATTaggaaaaaattgtaatttttttttttgtttttttttttgcaattttgttgtAGCATATTGGATAACTTTCTCAACTTTGTTTgagatatcatcaaaataatattttaatttcttgtcttgattttgtttttttgttcgaGTTCATGATCTATGGGATTTTGCATATTGGTTAACTTTCTCAACTTTGTTTgagatatcatcaaaataatattttaatttcttgtcttgattttgtttttttgttcgaGTTCATGATCTATGGGATTTTTGCATATATCCACACGTTTTAATTGGATTAATTAACCCTAAAGGACCAATccaaaagtttaatttttaattggattGATTAGAATCCCAACTAATAACAACGTTATCTTTCTTAATAGGTAAATGAGTTTGACTTGAGTACGTTGTTTATGCCCACGTTGTTTGGGATTCTAATCAATCCAATTAAAACGTTGTTAGCTGTAGGTTGCCGTAAACCCCATAAAAATCGTACTACTAAATCTAAACAAcgtagattttttttgtttttttttaattataaaatatatctataaattaatCAGAATCTAGTGAGATTATATTACTCTAAATGAGGTGATTTTAGATGATCCTCTCTCAAATGTCAAAATAGCAAAACAGGCAACATATCAACCATTTACGTCTTTGTCTAGTAAAAGCTAAAGCTtctggctctttttttttttttttttttttttaattcatttaaataaaattaaagaaaataaaataaaaggaagggaAACCGTGAAAACGGAAATGAATGGAAGATGTAAAGCATAATATGAAAGGAAGATGTACAGCATAATATGAAGTGACATTTCATCAACACTTCATCAACAGTCTCACAATAACCACTTAAGTCTTCTAATTAATTACGAAatggaaataataaaaataaagttatatgaTATGCATGTATATTATGTATGATgtatgctttattttattttattttaagctcTATTTATGAGCGAGTTAGATGTTATATTTAAACttaattcttcttctcttttttttttttttttggaatgtgtTCGAGCTTATTTATGCTAATTATCAGTTAAGTATTATTTAGATTACATTATTTGAATTAATTAGataaaccagtttttatttatgaacatttaaaaatcaaaattaacgacCCTGTATTTATCTGGAAGAGATTAATAATAGTAATTAATTTGATTGTAGAAGGCAGACGTTTAATGATGTTCTGTTGTGAGATGTTTGTTTAAAGGAtgggtttttaattttggtATGACGCTTTGGGATGTGATTGGGTGTTGGAAAAGTAAATGCCACGTGTATGAGTACAAATGGATGAATTTGAGAGATTCATGAGTGTTGTGGGTTGAAGCCTTGAAGGAGGCGTTTGAGTTTCCCAACGTGCAAAAGCTGTTGATCGAGTATATTGAACAGTGCGATGGCGTGGGAATGAGGAGTTCGAGGAAAATGAACGGTGGAGGGTGGTTTTGAATGGTGATTGGACGTCACATCAAGGCTGCTCTCTGCACTTACAAGCTATACATATTTAAAATCTTActaaatctttttaaaaaatattccaaaactaTTTTTACGGGGTTGGGACTTGTATTATAAAATATTACGTATATTTGCAAGCAATATATAACACTCCTGCCCCTCATATCGAGTGTTGAAAGCAAGCAATTCAAGACGTGCCAGGGGCCAGGGCTGTCATTTCATTGCATGCAGTGTACATGATCCTTCGTTGGAGTGGTTCTACCAATGGAGAAGGCAAAAAGTTTCTCTTGAGAAGACATGATGGTAACTCAGGCTCACCTTCATCCACGTGTTGATTAGACAATGCGTGAAttttgtgtatgtatatatatatgacaaataCTAGAACATCTCTTGGTGTGCATATATTAAGAGTATAGTATAATTGTATAAACCCAACTTGCATTCCAGAGATATATTGAgagtgaaaaaagaaacaacacatGGTGTGCATATGTACTCCAAACCACAAATAAGGTGCCTTTTAATAAACACAATGTTTTAAATACTGAACCGTAATTTTACCATTATAAgcttaactatatttttaaaatttttaattttaaaatatttcgaAAATGATAGACTATATTAAGGATTTGTCtggatttatatttttaaaaagttcaattttaaaatttatgagctaaaaaaaattgaaaatttatgaTGTTTATGATTTATACAAGGAACTATTTAACTAAATGTAAATGCCATTTTAGGGGGAAACATTTCAAggcgttttttgttttttagttgttttttgggttaattTCGACAAATGAACCTCAAAAGAAAGGCACATCTTGGGTAATTGGTGTGATGgattattttttgcaattttgtttagagtaatgttagagaTACTAAttcttttactaagagatggatattaagatgatgtggagcttattcattagtatccatagcatttctttttattaattattttgatcatttttaattaataagttCTATATCATCTTAGTATCCATTTAGCACCtctatcattactctttttgtttAACAATgcacctttttattttattaaaaaaaattaaacttagtTGGATTTGGACAGTAACAAATAGAGAGACTAGTAAATTTGAGGCTGCAAAGGAAATACGTAGGGGGTGAAAACCAAATGTTTTATATGGTACATTTCTTTGGAGTATTTCAAGCAATTAGTTCTCGGAAAAACAAAAGGTTAAATTTTTCTTGAGAAGACAAAGGTCAAATGATAGTAGAAAAGTTGAGAAAGAATAGTTAGAGTGAACAGCGAAAATGATAGTAGAAAAGTTGAGCagaatgtatatgctttgataGAGTAGGTaattaaaaacgaaaaatataTAGATAACATGAGAGTATTTCTTTCCTACATTTATTTTGGAGAAAGTTCGTTTATTTCTGCTTCGGTGAAAGGGAAAGTAGTTCATTAGAAGTAGAAAATATGGATTgaattctttttcacttttgtaaaagacagaaaataattcattttcagCTGGTTGATGTCTATGTGAAGttagttgaatttgaaaatgtgaaaaaataaaataaaatatatatatatatatatatacacatccaAACAGCATATAAgggtgtgttttaaaaaatacaagattttaaatattgaaccgtGATTTTACTATAcacttaactatatttttaaattttcttttcaaaaatggGAGATTAAACTAAGGGTTGTTTGgatttgcattttcaaaaagtgcgattttaaaatctatgattttttttatttttttttgaaaaaaaaaatacaaatctatGATGTTTGTGATTGATAAAAGGAACTATTTAGCTTAAAGTAAATGCCATTTTTTGGGGACACATTTCTAtgtggttttcttttttaaaaaataaaaataaaaattttgggaTAATTTGGACAAATGAACCTTAAAAAAAGGCCACATCTTGGGTAAGCGGTATCCAGGTGTTTGTAactgatgcattttttttttttttttttgttaaatttgacaTAAATGGTAACATAAGATGTTAACAATAATGTAATTAATAGAAGTTTGGGGATcaagcattatttttttaaaagtttggtGATGTATAATGTTGgatataattttggatggtgcacaaaattctgatttgaaataaaataatatcaatttaaaaattagcaaTTAAATAAATTCCTGTTACATAAATAATTGGTTAAAGATATTCTTGTTGATAATAGACCATATTAATccgaaataataaaaaaaaataaatgtagtataactgattaaaattaaaacaatgaaAGATTTCACAATGCTGTAAAATTACGTAAGAGTGTTGTCCTGAAATGTTAATTCATGCCTCTTGGAATATATAACTTGGTGTGATTAGATCTTTTGACACTCAACCTTTCAAGATTAAACTATAACGTTTATCTTCGTTAATGACATACTATTAAGAACAAAGATTCGATCAAAGTAGATGAGGGACtccaaaaaaattgttctttgtAAAAAAACTAATACCATAATATATAGCCTCATGccttgaaataattattttgcaACACTCCGTACCTTTTTCATTTTGGTAAGTTACATGTATACATACATTCACGTTGGAAAGCaagagaaaagaataattaaGAACTAAAGTCTTTGTAAACACATGGAAGAAGTACATactgttttaatagcatgtgagaagcaaaaaatatgtacttctcacatatttaaaggacacgtgtcaatcttttatatgggttgtatgaaatttcttacaaactgatttgtaggaaatgtctgtctatatatatattttattttattttattttattgcttaaTCCCAGTTAGCTGATTAATTAggatcacccaaaaaaaaaaaaaaaaaagggcactGTTCTTactcttattaatttttttttttttaaaaaaaaaaaatccaaaactagACTcccattaataaaatattacgtATATGCAAGTTTAAGGAAAATGAGTTAAGGTAGTCATCCAAATTAAACCAAACAGTGGACGCGGCAAGTTTTTGCTTGCTGAATGCGATCTCCTGCGGGTGTGATCTATGGTGAGCTCTTTTTATTGCTGGGCCCCGCGTCTATCTCAACCGTTTGGTTGATTTTTCACTTTCATCTGATGGtgcataaaaaacaaaaggctGTCCAAATATCTCATATAACGCTGCCCCTAATCTCGGCTGTCCAAGCAATTCAAAGACGTGCAGCGCTGTTATTTCACACGAGAGTGTGCAGTTTGCGGGTGTGATCTCCTCTAGACATGTGCACCATAGACGCAATAACCCCACATATCTATCTCAACCGTCTGATCGAAGAAAACTGTCATCTAGTGGACAAAATTAATCAACTCCCATTCTACTAGAAATTTGAAGTCTTAGCCTAACGAACCCTTCGCCTCAAATGGGAAAAAATCTTCGGATATTCGGATTGCCCGGATCTCGGGATAAAATCTCAAGATTAGGGAGTTATTTGACACCTTATTCTGAGTGAACGGTTGAAATAAATAGATACAAATCACTAGGTATTCTTCAGATAAATTTTTGATTACAGACTTGATTTGAATTATCTTAAAAAAACTGACTTAAGTATTGGAGTAGGTTCGACCAATACTCTTTACAAGCTTCTTGTTgatatttattgttttacaaaaataaaagattttacaAAAGCTTATATCACTGTACCAAGAACTGTCTTACCACACATAACCTAATTGGTTcaaatgaaaagataaaataaaatgggtGGAAAAGGTTGTATCCTTTTGGTTGACTCAATATTAAGAGCTGGGAAATGTTGTATCCTTTTTCTTATAAGTATGAAATTCTAATTACAAGATGCAAAAAAAGGTGTGGCGCCATACTGGTAGGGAATGATAGAAAATGCCTTCACAGAAAACTAcaaagaataaagagaaaaatagaaataagcCCTCTAAATTAACATGTTGTTTGAAAATAGTCTTTTGAATCGTTAAGTCTATTAATGTGATCCATCAAAATACTAAAGTGTGTCAAAAATGTTATTTTCATCGAAATATTTCTGTAATACCcttattatcttaaaaactatatagaaaaaagaaaggaaaattataatatagcTCTCTAAACTACCAGACATTCTACAGAtagcctcccaaactatcaaaaaggcCCGATTTGATGAAAAATGCCACTAATATCCCTACCACGTGTccttttacaattaaaaaataaaaaaactagaaaaaaaaagaatttcattttttttagggcaGATCTTGGCTGTCTACCTTCACAATTTTTTGTTGTAGGTCGTTGGATTGATAATGTTATAAATCAATATGAATTTTTCGGTTAGTAAatctaaaaaaaagtaatgcccCATGTTTATGAtataaatttttcattatttggtgtatatatcaaatataatatgtagttttttttttttttctaccattTTAGATATAAGAAAGCATAACTATTTTATagtcttttttataaaaaccttTATTAAATCGAATGAAACGTAATTTGGATTGCAAATTTTGgataaagattttattaaaattagtcaATAGATTCAGTATGCAATATTTTAAGATCAACTTTTAATTTATgtggcttttttatatttttttccatatatttatatatatatatatatatatacacaatgaGAGCAAGACCTTGTCGGCTAAACTTTGCGggatatttatgaaatgcttatgtaatatgtagcattatttatattaataaataacaaagaaCATTGTGGAAGTTGATAATGTCCCAGGAATAGTGAGAGTTTTCTTACGGAGGACTTTGTTACAATTTATTGCTAATT harbors:
- the LOC133878877 gene encoding NAC domain-containing protein 41-like: MVVMHAMLPLGFRFMPTDEELISHYLVKKVKGEELSWDGIPDCDLYGEKPPWEICGDQEKVYFFTTLKKLSKNRVSRTAGCGVWHENCTVKIYDNRGDIIGARKLFNFNVKEGSTTKNSNWIMHEFSLVGEQQQGTNLVLCSLQKKGSESSSGVKRRFEEESHQRKRVCCNIVECPSPQAIWIPAESNMETIMGCLPSSDPSDFNFDLETIMSIQPPEDGDLPPEGGDLPILPPLEDFWDADWDALFA